One Alphaproteobacteria bacterium genomic region harbors:
- a CDS encoding formate--tetrahydrofolate ligase gives MAEVKSDIEIARKARMEPIEAVGQKLGIPSESLFRFGHYKAKISLDFVEKLASKPNGNLVLVTAITPTPAGEGKTTTTVGLGDGLNRIGKKAAICLREPSLGPCFGVKGGAAGGGYAQVVPMEDINLHFTGDFHAITSANNLLAAMIDNHVYWGNELNIDVRRISWRRVMDMNDRALRSIVSSLGGVANGFPREDGFDITVASEVMAIFCLAKDMNDLMHRLGNIIVGQTRDRKPVRASQLKADGSMAVLLKDALQPNLVQTLEGNPAFVHGGPFANIAHGCNSVMATTTALRLADYVVTEAGFGADLGAEKFFDIKCRKAGLSPSAAVIVATVRALKMHGGVAKEDLGKENLQALEKGFANLARHVENVGKFGVPAVVAINGFTSDTDAEHELIRQKCGEIGVEAIRCSHWAEGSKGTEKLARTVVRIVEAKKARFKTLYPDDMALWDKIRTIAQSLYGAQGIIADQRVRDQIKDYQQSGFGHYPVCMAKTQYSFSTDPQLKGAPSNHVVPIREVRLAGGAEFMVAICGELMTMPGLPREPAAHKIRVNEQGQVEGLF, from the coding sequence ATGGCCGAAGTCAAAAGCGATATCGAGATCGCGCGAAAAGCGCGCATGGAGCCGATCGAAGCTGTCGGTCAGAAACTCGGCATCCCCTCCGAATCGCTCTTCCGCTTCGGCCACTACAAGGCAAAGATCAGCCTCGATTTCGTCGAAAAGCTCGCGTCAAAGCCGAACGGCAATCTCGTTCTCGTCACGGCAATTACGCCGACTCCTGCGGGCGAAGGAAAGACCACGACCACGGTTGGCCTAGGCGACGGCCTCAACCGGATCGGGAAAAAGGCGGCCATATGCCTCCGAGAGCCGAGCCTCGGTCCCTGCTTCGGCGTGAAGGGCGGGGCGGCGGGCGGGGGTTATGCCCAAGTGGTGCCGATGGAAGACATCAATCTCCACTTCACCGGCGATTTCCACGCCATTACCTCGGCCAACAACCTGCTCGCCGCCATGATCGACAACCACGTCTACTGGGGCAATGAACTCAACATCGACGTCCGCCGGATAAGCTGGCGGCGCGTGATGGACATGAACGACCGGGCCCTTCGCTCAATCGTTTCATCGCTTGGCGGGGTGGCTAATGGGTTCCCGCGCGAAGATGGGTTCGACATTACGGTCGCGTCCGAGGTCATGGCGATCTTCTGTCTCGCCAAGGACATGAATGACCTGATGCATCGGCTTGGCAACATCATCGTCGGCCAAACCCGGGATCGCAAGCCGGTGCGCGCAAGTCAGCTCAAGGCGGACGGCTCAATGGCGGTCCTGCTCAAGGACGCGCTTCAGCCCAATCTCGTGCAGACGCTGGAAGGTAATCCCGCCTTCGTGCATGGCGGCCCATTCGCCAACATTGCGCATGGCTGCAATTCGGTCATGGCGACGACCACGGCCCTCAGGCTCGCGGACTATGTGGTGACGGAGGCGGGCTTCGGCGCCGATCTCGGTGCGGAGAAGTTTTTCGACATCAAGTGCCGCAAGGCGGGACTCTCGCCTTCAGCGGCGGTCATCGTAGCGACGGTGCGCGCGCTCAAGATGCATGGCGGCGTTGCCAAGGAAGACCTCGGCAAGGAGAACCTCCAAGCACTCGAGAAGGGCTTCGCCAATCTCGCGCGTCACGTCGAGAATGTCGGTAAGTTCGGTGTGCCGGCCGTCGTCGCGATCAACGGGTTCACCTCGGACACCGACGCCGAGCATGAGCTCATAAGGCAGAAATGCGGCGAGATCGGCGTTGAGGCCATTCGCTGCAGCCATTGGGCCGAGGGAAGCAAGGGCACGGAGAAGCTTGCACGAACCGTGGTCCGGATCGTCGAGGCGAAGAAGGCAAGGTTTAAGACGCTTTATCCCGACGATATGGCGCTTTGGGACAAGATCCGTACAATCGCCCAGTCGCTTTATGGCGCGCAGGGCATCATTGCAGATCAGCGTGTGCGCGATCAGATCAAGGACTACCAGCAGTCCGGCTTCGGTCATTATCCCGTTTGCATGGCCAAGACCCAGTACAGCTTCTCGACCGATCCCCAGCTCAAAGGTGCGCCGTCGAACCACGTCGTGCCGATCCGCGAAGTTAGGCTTGCGGGTGGTGCGGAGTTCATGGTCGCAATCTGCGGCGAGCTCATGACCATGCCGGGATTGCCTCGCGAACCCGCGGCGCACAAGATCCGCGTCAATGAACAGGGTCAGGTCGAAGGGCTGTTTTAA
- a CDS encoding ATP-binding protein: protein MQLSLIAIFVDLTTHLAVLVSVMVIYSLLARRMENLPEWGRAAVGGTIFGLAAIFVMLTPIEVNDGVYFDMRSVILALTGPFAGPAAAVVAALLAVGYRLALGGIGVYPGVVGISLASLLGIGLSAYASRRRIEIAYRHLGLLSLLLVLHGVIIISLLPGWSYFRQTFQIWAPELLIFTPIGTILLGGLLIHERRRHELERALAESEERLQDYVNQIELSKDRLEEQSAELAALAEDLAAAKQRAEQASGAKSQFLANMSHELRTPLNAIIGFSDLIREEAYGAHADRRYAEYAAIIHDSGNHLLDLINDILDFSKVEAGQLMLHEERCEVAKIIESCARMVLARAARGNVTLRSVVPHGLPDLRADDRRLRQIVLNLVTNAIKYTPAGGRVEVSAGIDLAGNMEISVSDTGVGISDADQAKVMEAFVQVDSERNRSIEGTGLGLPLTRRLVELHGGTLFLKSKLGHGTTATALFPCERIVVGPVQAKSASG from the coding sequence TTGCAACTCAGCCTGATCGCCATCTTCGTCGATTTGACGACCCATCTGGCGGTTCTTGTTTCCGTCATGGTCATCTATTCGTTGCTCGCGCGGCGGATGGAGAACCTGCCTGAGTGGGGACGCGCGGCCGTCGGCGGAACAATATTCGGGCTCGCCGCAATATTCGTGATGCTGACGCCGATCGAAGTAAACGACGGCGTCTATTTCGACATGCGATCCGTCATTTTGGCATTGACCGGGCCCTTCGCCGGCCCCGCCGCAGCCGTGGTCGCCGCGTTGCTCGCCGTGGGATATCGGTTAGCCCTGGGCGGTATCGGCGTATATCCTGGCGTTGTCGGAATTTCATTGGCGTCGCTGTTAGGCATAGGCCTTTCGGCCTATGCGTCGCGTCGGCGGATCGAGATCGCCTATCGACATCTTGGCCTGCTATCGCTCCTCCTCGTTCTGCACGGCGTTATTATTATTTCACTACTGCCGGGCTGGAGCTATTTCCGGCAGACGTTTCAAATTTGGGCGCCCGAACTGCTGATTTTCACTCCGATCGGCACGATCCTTCTCGGCGGCCTCCTGATTCACGAACGCCGACGCCACGAACTCGAGCGCGCCCTCGCCGAGAGCGAGGAGCGGCTGCAAGACTACGTGAACCAGATCGAGCTTTCGAAGGACCGCCTCGAGGAACAAAGTGCAGAGCTTGCCGCCCTTGCGGAGGATCTTGCCGCGGCCAAGCAGCGCGCCGAGCAAGCAAGTGGGGCCAAATCGCAATTCCTTGCCAACATGAGCCACGAGCTGCGAACCCCACTCAACGCGATCATTGGCTTCTCCGACTTGATTCGCGAAGAGGCCTACGGCGCCCATGCCGACAGGCGCTATGCCGAGTATGCGGCAATCATTCACGACAGCGGCAATCACCTGCTCGACCTCATCAACGATATCCTCGATTTCTCGAAGGTCGAGGCCGGTCAGCTCATGCTCCACGAAGAGCGTTGTGAAGTCGCCAAGATCATCGAGTCGTGTGCGCGCATGGTGCTGGCACGTGCGGCGCGTGGAAACGTGACGCTGCGCTCGGTCGTTCCACATGGACTGCCCGATTTGCGCGCGGACGACAGGCGCTTGCGCCAGATCGTTCTCAATCTCGTAACGAACGCCATCAAGTACACGCCCGCCGGCGGTCGGGTGGAGGTCTCGGCTGGAATCGATTTGGCGGGGAACATGGAGATTTCGGTGAGCGACACCGGCGTTGGAATCTCCGATGCCGACCAGGCAAAGGTGATGGAAGCGTTCGTGCAGGTCGACAGCGAGCGCAATCGCAGTATTGAGGGCACCGGCCTCGGCCTTCCGCTCACGCGCCGGCTCGTCGAGCTTCACGGTGGAACACTGTTCCTCAAGAGCAAGCTCGGCCACGGGACGACCGCGACGGCGCTCTTTCCATGCGAGCGGATTGTCGTCGGGCCAGTCCAGGCAAAATCGGCCTCGGGTTAG
- a CDS encoding acyl-CoA dehydrogenase family protein: protein MTARATSDEVELVGPPTSAPAPASLEEIAQVRDAVAALCADYPGEYWRALDRDRAYPTAFVRALTEAGFLATLIPEAYGGSGLGMTAAATIMETIHRNGCNGAACHAQMYTMGTILRHGSAEQKARWLPQIAKGELRLQAFGVTEPTSGTDTLSLRTTAVREGNQYVVNGQKVWTSRAEHSDLMLLLARTTPKEHVKKRTEGLSVMVVDMRDAIGKGLAIRPIRTMMNHATTEIFFDDLRVPTENLIGVEGHGFRYILDGMNAERILIASECIGDARWFIEKASRYARERVVFGRPIGQNQGIQFPIARVYAESEAAALMVERAATLYDRGEPCGKEANMSKLLAADASWHAADMCVQTHGGFGFAEEYDVERKFRETRLYQVAPISTNLILSFLAEHVLGLPRSY from the coding sequence ATGACCGCCCGAGCCACCTCGGATGAAGTCGAATTGGTTGGGCCTCCTACGTCGGCACCCGCCCCCGCAAGCCTCGAGGAGATCGCGCAGGTTCGCGACGCCGTGGCGGCACTCTGCGCCGACTACCCGGGCGAATATTGGCGCGCACTGGACCGGGACCGCGCATATCCCACCGCGTTCGTCCGCGCCCTGACTGAAGCCGGCTTCCTCGCAACGCTGATCCCCGAAGCCTATGGCGGGAGTGGGCTCGGCATGACGGCCGCGGCGACGATCATGGAGACGATTCACCGCAACGGTTGCAACGGTGCTGCCTGCCACGCCCAGATGTACACAATGGGAACGATCCTGCGGCACGGTAGCGCAGAACAAAAGGCGCGGTGGCTACCGCAGATCGCGAAGGGCGAACTTCGGCTGCAGGCGTTCGGCGTCACAGAACCCACATCGGGCACCGACACACTTTCGCTCCGCACGACGGCGGTGCGCGAGGGCAATCAATACGTTGTGAATGGGCAAAAGGTTTGGACCTCGCGCGCTGAACATTCCGATCTCATGCTGTTGCTCGCGCGCACCACACCCAAGGAGCATGTCAAGAAGCGGACCGAGGGGCTCTCGGTCATGGTGGTCGACATGCGGGATGCGATCGGCAAGGGCCTCGCCATCCGGCCCATCCGCACCATGATGAATCATGCCACGACCGAAATTTTCTTCGACGATCTGCGCGTGCCGACGGAGAATCTGATCGGCGTCGAGGGGCACGGCTTTCGCTACATCCTGGACGGCATGAACGCCGAACGAATCCTCATCGCATCGGAATGCATTGGCGATGCACGCTGGTTCATCGAGAAAGCAAGCCGATATGCGCGCGAGCGCGTCGTGTTTGGTCGGCCCATCGGACAGAATCAGGGCATTCAATTCCCGATCGCGCGCGTCTATGCGGAGAGCGAGGCCGCAGCGCTCATGGTCGAGCGCGCGGCAACGCTTTACGACCGGGGCGAACCTTGCGGGAAGGAAGCCAACATGTCGAAGCTTCTTGCCGCCGACGCATCCTGGCATGCCGCCGACATGTGCGTGCAAACGCATGGCGGTTTCGGGTTTGCCGAGGAATACGACGTGGAGCGCAAATTTCGCGAAACGCGTCTTTATCAAGTGGCGCCGATATCGACCAATCTCATACTCTCCTTCCTCGCCGAGCATGTTCTCGGCCTACCGCGTTCCTATTGA
- a CDS encoding hydantoinase/oxoprolinase family protein, translating into MDAKDGARLGVDIGGTFTDVALEVAGKRYTSKILTTTQAPEEGVLEAVRLALAEAKLAPAALGVIIHGTTLATNALIERKGPPTALITTEGFRDVIEIRHENRFEQYDVNIDLPPPLVPRRWRHGVKERIDAQGNILAPLDEASLSSALEKIEQQGIKSIAVGFLHSFTNPVHERRVRDAIAKRLPGVTVTLSSEVSPEMREYERFSTACANAYVQPLMGRYLRKLEDGLRAKGFRCPLFLMSSGGGLTTVETAIRFPVRLVESGPAGGAIFASHIANLCNLDKVISFDMGGTTAKICLIDNAKPQTNRLFEVARIYRFKKGSGIPLRIPVIEMVEIGAGGGSIARVDAMGRIAVGPDSAGSEPGPACYGRGGSEPTVTDADLLLGRIDPGAFAGGKMNLDQPGAEAAVVHHVGEKLGLATEFAALGVSEMVDENMSNAARVHTIESGKNVADRTLIAFGGAAPLHAARVAEKLGLKRVLVPTSAGVGSAVGFLRAPIAYEIVRSHIQRLGTFDAGLANRILAEMRAEAEAIVRQGAGTKAKLEERRAAFMRYRGQGHEISVPLPARDFNADDKPVLLAAFEEAYRQLYSRAIPGVEVEILSWVTVVSAPIDEVRETPSKAQAGSPSPISRRKVFDPASGEYQEVPFYRRESMKPGWTVPGPAVIEEDETSTVVSPVFDARVDGFGYIELTRRTG; encoded by the coding sequence ATGGATGCGAAAGACGGCGCGCGACTTGGCGTGGATATCGGCGGCACTTTCACCGACGTCGCCCTCGAGGTCGCCGGCAAGCGCTACACCAGTAAAATCCTTACGACGACGCAGGCCCCCGAGGAAGGTGTCCTCGAGGCCGTGCGCTTGGCGCTGGCCGAAGCCAAACTTGCGCCTGCCGCACTCGGTGTCATCATCCACGGGACGACACTTGCGACCAACGCCCTGATCGAGCGCAAAGGCCCGCCGACCGCCCTCATCACAACCGAGGGTTTTCGCGACGTGATCGAAATACGGCACGAAAACCGCTTCGAGCAATACGACGTGAACATCGATCTCCCGCCCCCGCTCGTCCCGCGTCGCTGGCGCCATGGGGTGAAGGAGCGCATCGATGCTCAGGGCAATATTCTTGCGCCCCTCGACGAAGCCTCGCTCTCAAGCGCGCTCGAGAAAATCGAGCAACAGGGCATCAAAAGCATTGCAGTCGGCTTTCTGCACAGCTTCACGAATCCGGTACACGAGCGCCGCGTGCGCGACGCCATCGCAAAGCGCCTGCCCGGCGTCACCGTGACGCTCTCCTCCGAGGTCTCACCGGAGATGCGCGAATATGAACGTTTCTCGACGGCTTGCGCCAATGCATATGTGCAGCCGCTAATGGGACGGTACCTTCGCAAGCTCGAGGACGGGTTGAGGGCAAAGGGGTTTCGTTGCCCGCTTTTCCTCATGTCATCGGGTGGAGGTCTCACGACTGTCGAGACCGCAATTCGATTCCCCGTCCGGCTCGTTGAATCGGGTCCCGCGGGTGGGGCAATCTTTGCGAGCCACATCGCGAATCTCTGCAACCTCGACAAGGTCATCTCGTTCGACATGGGCGGGACGACCGCCAAGATTTGCCTGATCGACAACGCCAAGCCCCAGACAAATCGCCTTTTCGAGGTTGCACGCATCTATCGCTTCAAGAAGGGGTCGGGCATCCCGCTCCGGATTCCGGTGATCGAGATGGTGGAGATCGGTGCTGGCGGCGGGTCGATCGCGCGCGTCGACGCGATGGGGCGCATCGCGGTCGGGCCCGACAGCGCAGGCTCGGAGCCGGGACCCGCATGCTATGGGCGGGGCGGCAGTGAGCCGACCGTGACGGATGCGGACCTGCTCCTCGGGCGCATCGACCCTGGCGCATTCGCGGGCGGCAAAATGAACCTCGACCAACCCGGTGCGGAGGCCGCCGTGGTGCACCACGTCGGCGAAAAGCTCGGCCTTGCCACCGAGTTCGCCGCCCTCGGCGTCAGCGAGATGGTTGACGAAAACATGTCGAACGCCGCTCGCGTGCATACGATCGAGAGCGGAAAGAACGTGGCTGACCGTACGCTCATTGCATTCGGCGGTGCGGCTCCGCTTCATGCCGCGCGGGTTGCGGAAAAGCTCGGGCTGAAGCGCGTGCTCGTGCCGACGAGCGCCGGTGTGGGCTCCGCTGTCGGATTCCTGCGCGCACCCATCGCCTACGAGATCGTGAGAAGCCACATCCAGCGCCTCGGTACCTTCGACGCCGGCCTCGCCAATCGCATTCTCGCGGAGATGCGCGCCGAAGCTGAGGCGATCGTGCGGCAGGGCGCGGGAACGAAAGCAAAGCTCGAAGAGCGTCGCGCTGCCTTCATGCGCTATCGCGGCCAAGGCCACGAGATTTCCGTGCCGCTTCCCGCGCGCGATTTCAACGCGGACGACAAACCGGTCCTGCTCGCTGCATTCGAGGAGGCCTATCGGCAGCTCTACAGCCGGGCCATCCCCGGGGTCGAAGTCGAGATCTTGAGCTGGGTCACGGTCGTCAGCGCCCCCATCGACGAGGTCCGCGAGACTCCGTCCAAGGCTCAGGCGGGATCGCCCAGCCCGATTTCGCGACGCAAGGTCTTCGATCCTGCTTCCGGGGAATATCAGGAGGTACCGTTCTATCGCCGAGAGTCGATGAAACCCGGCTGGACCGTTCCCGGTCCGGCTGTGATCGAGGAAGACGAGACATCCACGGTCGTAAGCCCGGTGTTCGACGCGCGGGTCGACGGGTTCGGCTACATTGAACTCACTCGCCGTACAGGGTAG
- a CDS encoding CaiB/BaiF CoA-transferase family protein, which translates to MTKPLSGLLVVSLEQAVAAPYCSAKFADAGARVIKIERIEGDFARHYDKFVKGQSTYFVWLNRGKESLALDVKKPKDAALLHRILAKADIFIQNLAPGAATRAGFGSEDLCERHPRLITCDISGYGEDGPYRDMKAYDLLVQAESGLASVTGPPEAPGRVGVSICDISTGLTAYAAILEALQERERTGQGARLAVSLFDVIADWMSPLLLQYHYTGEAPKRVGIGHHSIVPYGAYATKGEPVVISIQNEREWRSFCEGVIERPELADHALYGDMSRRNLNRKSLDAEIAPRFLSIERVELIERLKRFGIAFGSLNSIESAARHPQLRRISVQSSAGGIDLIAPPVRRPDRPDGPLGRIPEVGEHNDAIEREFADEKQ; encoded by the coding sequence ATGACCAAGCCACTTTCCGGCCTTCTCGTCGTATCGCTCGAGCAGGCGGTGGCTGCGCCCTACTGCAGCGCCAAGTTCGCCGATGCGGGTGCGCGCGTTATCAAGATCGAACGCATCGAGGGCGATTTTGCCCGCCATTACGACAAGTTCGTTAAGGGACAATCGACTTACTTCGTGTGGCTCAACCGCGGCAAGGAGTCGCTCGCACTCGACGTGAAGAAGCCGAAGGACGCCGCACTTCTCCATCGCATCCTCGCAAAGGCGGATATTTTCATTCAGAACCTGGCGCCCGGTGCGGCAACACGTGCGGGGTTCGGTTCAGAGGACCTGTGCGAAAGACATCCCCGCCTCATCACGTGCGACATTTCGGGTTATGGCGAGGACGGACCTTACCGCGACATGAAGGCCTACGATCTACTCGTGCAGGCGGAGAGCGGGCTTGCCTCCGTCACGGGGCCTCCCGAAGCTCCAGGCCGGGTCGGCGTGTCGATTTGCGACATTTCGACGGGGCTCACGGCCTACGCCGCAATCCTCGAAGCGCTGCAGGAACGGGAGCGGACAGGACAGGGTGCGCGGCTTGCCGTTTCGCTTTTCGATGTGATCGCAGATTGGATGTCCCCGCTCCTCCTTCAGTATCATTATACCGGGGAAGCCCCAAAGCGCGTGGGCATCGGCCATCACTCGATCGTGCCTTACGGAGCGTACGCGACGAAGGGCGAACCGGTGGTGATTTCGATCCAGAACGAGCGCGAATGGCGTTCCTTCTGCGAGGGCGTAATCGAGCGTCCCGAACTTGCCGATCACGCACTCTACGGCGATATGTCCCGGCGCAATCTCAACCGCAAATCGCTCGATGCGGAGATTGCACCGCGATTCCTGTCGATCGAGCGCGTCGAACTGATCGAACGGCTCAAGCGATTCGGAATTGCATTCGGCTCGCTCAACTCAATCGAATCGGCGGCACGGCATCCACAGCTTCGGAGGATTTCCGTGCAATCGAGCGCAGGCGGAATCGACCTCATCGCGCCGCCCGTGCGTCGCCCGGACCGGCCGGATGGACCGCTCGGCAGGATACCCGAGGTCGGCGAACACAACGATGCAATTGAGCGCGAGTTTGCGGACGAGAAGCAGTAA
- a CDS encoding cupin domain-containing protein translates to MPQTLKPPAADPATVPVRTGSSLPEQFRQAIASRRKRRIGDAVGITQYGVNLVDLGPGDMSSQRHWHEVEDEFVYVLEGELTLITDEGEQVLASGHCAGFPAGKSSGHHMINRSAKPARYLEIGTRVKDDVVHYSDIDLDLKVVNDAEHWTDKKGKPYR, encoded by the coding sequence ATGCCCCAAACCTTGAAACCGCCCGCGGCCGATCCGGCCACCGTGCCCGTGCGCACGGGATCATCGCTCCCAGAGCAATTCCGCCAAGCCATCGCCAGTCGACGCAAGCGCCGCATCGGTGACGCGGTCGGCATCACGCAATATGGCGTCAATCTCGTCGACCTCGGCCCAGGCGACATGTCGTCGCAGCGCCATTGGCACGAGGTCGAGGACGAATTCGTCTACGTGCTCGAAGGCGAGCTCACGCTTATCACGGATGAGGGCGAGCAAGTTCTCGCGAGCGGACACTGTGCGGGCTTTCCGGCCGGTAAATCGAGCGGCCATCATATGATCAATCGAAGCGCCAAGCCGGCACGCTACCTCGAAATCGGCACGCGCGTGAAAGACGACGTCGTTCACTATTCCGACATCGATCTCGACCTCAAAGTCGTCAACGACGCCGAGCATTGGACCGACAAGAAGGGCAAACCATATCGATGA
- a CDS encoding arginase family protein — protein sequence MVNHPVSREIFDPRLFRPTRSFMAAPNRYDLTGAKAAILGVPFDCGIHPTRIGARLGPSAIREQSALVRPYQPPQADFNPIERLGVVDCGDVNVTPSLVLDAFEKIEDAVSRIVQAGAVPITMGGDGAVTLPQLRALHRKYADLAVLHIDAHTDTYPGEGEALDKYNTATTFTRAAEEGVLDLGHAIHIGARGPTSEQHVFEFTRQFGYELIDGVDLYQRGIAATLVHIHERLASRPVYLCFDMDFFDPSCAPGVCTPAWGGATAREGLQLLQGLAGLNIVAADVNTVSPPHDVGGMTAFLAGTVVLECLTLVARSLNLTNEPTPPARIRR from the coding sequence ATGGTCAACCACCCGGTTTCAAGGGAAATCTTCGATCCGAGACTGTTTCGCCCCACTCGTTCGTTTATGGCCGCACCCAACCGTTACGATCTCACGGGTGCTAAGGCCGCGATCCTGGGCGTGCCGTTCGATTGCGGCATCCATCCCACGCGAATCGGGGCGCGGCTCGGGCCGAGCGCCATTCGTGAGCAGTCCGCCCTTGTCCGCCCCTACCAACCGCCCCAGGCCGATTTCAACCCGATCGAGCGCCTCGGCGTCGTCGATTGCGGCGACGTGAACGTGACCCCAAGCCTCGTGCTCGACGCCTTCGAGAAGATCGAGGACGCAGTCTCTCGCATCGTCCAGGCGGGTGCCGTGCCAATCACGATGGGGGGCGACGGGGCGGTGACCCTGCCGCAACTCCGGGCCTTGCATCGCAAATACGCGGACCTCGCCGTGCTCCACATCGACGCCCATACCGATACCTATCCCGGCGAAGGCGAAGCGCTCGACAAATACAATACCGCGACGACTTTTACGCGTGCAGCGGAGGAAGGTGTCCTCGATCTCGGCCACGCCATCCATATCGGCGCACGCGGGCCGACATCCGAGCAGCATGTGTTCGAATTCACGCGCCAGTTCGGCTATGAGTTGATCGACGGGGTCGATCTTTACCAGCGCGGGATCGCGGCTACGCTCGTCCACATCCATGAGCGGCTCGCCAGCCGGCCGGTCTATCTGTGCTTCGATATGGATTTCTTCGACCCGTCTTGTGCGCCGGGGGTTTGCACGCCCGCGTGGGGCGGGGCCACGGCGCGCGAGGGCTTGCAGCTTCTGCAGGGACTCGCGGGCCTGAACATCGTGGCAGCCGATGTGAATACCGTAAGCCCGCCCCACGACGTGGGCGGAATGACCGCGTTTCTCGCCGGTACGGTGGTGCTCGAATGCCTCACCCTCGTCGCCCGCTCGCTCAATCTCACGAACGAGCCCACTCCCCCGGCCCGTATCCGCCGTTGA